The following proteins are co-located in the Patescibacteria group bacterium genome:
- a CDS encoding leucine-rich repeat domain-containing protein: MLTQNKKQFKARMKKSLSILVLGFLVSSIVLTMLIAQPWQVKPANAAVITFPDANLEAAVRDAIGKPTGDIYDTDVSGLTSFSADSSSISDITGMEYFTSLTYLNLSSNQISDISALSTLTSLTILYLYDNQISDISFLSGLINLTQLDLWSNQISDISALSGLTDLTYLSLYHNQISDISALSGLTDLIYLSLSYNQISNLSALSTLTSLTTFYLDDNQISDISALSGLTDLTYLSLYHNQISDISALSGLTDLTYLSLYHNQISDISALSTLTSLTTLYLYDNQISDISALSGLTDLIYLSLSYNQISDLSALSILTNLTNLNLYHNQISDISSLSSLINLTVIELQENQISDISVLSTLTNLQILNLHHNQISDISALSGLTDLTYLELSWNKISNIDILSNLINLQSLSIYKNNVFNIAPLIDLINLTVVDVRHNLIDINLASPTSQMDIVNNIDIYASIYYNEQYESYCSDGYDNDQDGNIDTADSDCELPSTLKTNGSVSPVNVVTTNPDFTAQYNDFLGSGQYARSYQIQVIENGGDFNSPLWDSGQVDLDSYPPGLAEESVSEDIPYGGSALDLDGTQYNWRIRFYSAIGSISAWSDGTSSFTMQDIPTDPSGCSASRVSDVEFNVSWSDNSTYEDGFVVQRNTNSSGSYAGWQTLGTVSSDTTSFVDNSTNNPADPPQIDEKYQYRVYAYNTAGNSGYSTDAIEHYTTPDAPTEVAGNYVSDSQFSIGYTDNAGAEDTHHFNRCTGTNCDSATYETDLSTTESSPMTDSSGLSIDEKYRWRARSETPTLLYSSYGYSNYEYTTPSAPSAVVATYVSDNEIGLTWIDNSTYEDGFRIEVSTDAGAYEEISPGVNTVGAGITTYNFTGADTNHK; encoded by the coding sequence ATGCTAACTCAAAACAAAAAACAATTTAAAGCCAGAATGAAAAAAAGTCTATCTATTCTAGTCTTGGGTTTTTTGGTTTCATCAATCGTGCTGACTATGCTCATCGCCCAACCCTGGCAAGTCAAACCCGCCAACGCCGCTGTCATCACTTTTCCCGACGCTAACTTGGAGGCCGCAGTGCGCGATGCCATCGGCAAGCCGACTGGTGATATCTATGATACGGATGTGAGTGGGTTGACGAGTTTTAGTGCTGACAGCAGTAGTATATCGGATATAACTGGTATGGAATATTTTACTTCATTAACTTATCTTAATTTATCTTCCAACCAAATCTCCGACATCTCCGCCTTATCAACCCTAACCAGTTTAACTATTCTTTATTTATATGACAACCAAATCTCCGACATATCATTCCTGTCAGGTTTGATTAATTTAACTCAACTTGATTTATGGTCCAACCAAATCTCCGACATCTCCGCCTTATCCGGTTTAACAGATTTAACTTATCTCTCTTTATACCACAACCAAATCTCCGACATCTCCGCTTTGTCGGGTTTGACAGATTTAATTTATCTTTCTTTATCTTACAACCAAATCTCCAACCTCTCCGCCTTATCAACCCTAACCAGTTTAACTACTTTTTATTTAGATGACAACCAAATCTCCGACATCTCCGCCTTATCCGGTTTAACAGATTTAACTTATCTCTCTTTATACCACAACCAAATCTCCGACATCTCCGCCTTATCCGGTTTAACAGATTTAACTTATCTCTCTTTATACCACAACCAAATCTCCGACATCTCCGCCTTATCAACCCTAACCAGTTTAACTACTCTTTATTTATATGACAACCAAATCTCCGACATCTCCGCTTTGTCGGGTTTGACAGATTTAATTTATCTTTCTTTATCTTACAACCAAATCTCTGATCTCTCCGCCTTATCAATTCTAACAAATTTAACTAATCTTAATTTATACCACAACCAAATTTCCGACATTTCATCTTTGTCTAGTTTAATAAATTTAACTGTTATTGAGTTACAAGAAAACCAAATCTCAGACATTAGCGTACTCTCAACCCTCACAAACTTACAAATTCTTAACTTACACCACAACCAAATCTCCGACATCTCCGCCTTATCCGGTTTAACAGATTTAACTTATCTTGAGTTGTCTTGGAATAAAATTTCAAATATTGATATTTTATCAAATTTAATAAATTTACAAAGTTTAAGTATATACAAAAATAATGTTTTTAATATAGCTCCTTTAATTGATCTTATTAATTTAACAGTTGTTGATGTGCGTCATAATTTGATTGACATTAATTTGGCTAGTCCAACTTCACAAATGGATATTGTTAATAATATAGATATTTATGCTAGTATATATTATAACGAACAATACGAATCCTACTGCTCCGACGGCTACGACAACGACCAAGATGGCAATATTGACACAGCTGACAGCGATTGCGAGTTGCCCAGCACGTTGAAAACCAATGGTTCAGTCAGTCCAGTTAACGTGGTGACAACCAACCCTGATTTCACAGCTCAATACAATGATTTTTTAGGTTCAGGTCAATACGCTCGTTCATATCAAATTCAAGTCATTGAAAATGGTGGCGATTTTAATTCGCCTCTGTGGGATAGTGGTCAGGTTGATTTAGATAGTTATCCACCCGGTCTAGCAGAGGAGAGTGTTAGCGAAGATATTCCCTATGGAGGTAGCGCTTTGGACCTTGATGGCACTCAATACAACTGGCGTATTCGTTTTTATAGCGCGATTGGTAGCATCTCAGCTTGGAGCGATGGCACATCGTCTTTTACCATGCAAGATATCCCCACCGATCCCAGCGGGTGTTCAGCTTCACGCGTCAGCGACGTTGAATTCAATGTGTCATGGTCAGACAATTCAACCTATGAAGACGGTTTTGTGGTTCAACGCAATACTAATAGTTCAGGTAGTTATGCTGGTTGGCAAACCCTTGGCACAGTCAGTAGCGATACAACTAGTTTTGTAGATAACAGTACTAACAACCCAGCTGATCCACCTCAAATTGATGAAAAATATCAATATCGTGTTTATGCTTACAACACGGCTGGCAATTCAGGTTACAGCACTGATGCAATTGAACACTACACTACCCCCGACGCTCCAACCGAAGTCGCTGGTAATTACGTTTCAGATAGTCAATTTTCCATTGGCTACACTGACAACGCTGGCGCAGAGGACACTCATCATTTCAATCGATGCACTGGCACTAATTGCGACAGCGCCACCTATGAAACAGATTTAAGCACGACCGAGAGTTCGCCAATGACTGATAGCTCTGGTCTAAGCATTGATGAAAAATATCGTTGGCGTGCTCGTTCAGAAACGCCTACTCTGTTGTATTCCAGCTATGGCTATTCTAATTACGAATACACCACTCCAAGCGCGC
- the pheT gene encoding phenylalanine--tRNA ligase subunit beta has translation MNISLKFLQKFVDLPKNLKPQDLALKLTMSTVEVEEVKKIGQDLDKIVVGKVVKLEQHPNADKLKLAWVDISQKTNLKIVCGGSNLKENMLTAVALIGAQVRWHGEGDLVTLEPVKIRGEESQGMICASSEIGLAEMFPMADDHAIMDLTDANLKIGQSLAGALGLDDIILEIDNKSLTNRPDLWGHYGMAREVAALYNLKLKPVELKTPKIKKLENSRIQKLEIKVEDKKLCPRYMGVIVDNIKIASSPSWLQQQLIAIGQRPINNVVDITNYVLQELGQPLHAFDADKLNNKIVVRRAKKGEKITTLDEEERKLDESILVIADEKQPLVIAGIMGGKGSGINDQTTKIIIESANFDGATIRSGSTQLGLRSDSSARFEKSLDPNLAEIGMQRALTLIQQIIPQAEVVSPIVDVANFSKQIKVIDLDLDLLFKRLGQKIKTETVIKILTSLGFKVKNLKNKLSVVVPSWRATKDINIAEDLIEEITRIYGYDNLQPVMPSIEINYQSDDKKMERQLKDILTQGFNFNEIYNYSFVSQNLIQKTKLNLDEHLKLINYLSEDQQFLRTSLIPNLLKNVQQNLRFYDAMRIFELGRVFQKQTGEWPIDNSNQQFLNYQPKMLTGLILESESFYKTKEVVENLLSKLNYDYQLKISQSDLPVYLNPKMSLDILVNNQLVGYISEIHPQILNNFNIQPAVGVFEINFSELEKIKSQQVKYQKMPQYPAIIYDISMLVSQDILWQEIEEAILKTNPLIRKVELFDIYQNKGVEENKKSLAFHVVYRSDKETLTSQQVDKIHQQVVDILKNRFKVEIRDK, from the coding sequence ATGAATATATCCCTAAAATTTCTACAAAAATTTGTCGATCTACCAAAAAATCTTAAACCACAAGATCTCGCTTTAAAATTAACCATGTCAACGGTTGAAGTTGAGGAAGTTAAAAAAATAGGACAGGATTTAGATAAAATAGTCGTAGGTAAGGTGGTCAAACTTGAACAGCATCCAAATGCTGATAAATTAAAATTAGCGTGGGTAGATATAAGTCAAAAGACAAATTTAAAAATTGTCTGTGGTGGTTCAAATTTAAAAGAAAATATGTTGACAGCGGTGGCCTTAATTGGCGCGCAAGTTAGATGGCATGGAGAAGGCGATTTGGTTACCTTAGAACCAGTTAAAATTCGGGGCGAAGAATCACAAGGGATGATTTGTGCGTCTTCAGAAATCGGTTTAGCTGAAATGTTTCCAATGGCCGATGACCATGCGATTATGGATTTAACTGATGCCAATTTAAAAATCGGTCAGTCATTAGCTGGGGCATTGGGTCTAGACGATATTATTTTAGAAATTGATAATAAGTCATTAACTAATCGGCCGGATTTATGGGGACATTATGGTATGGCGCGCGAAGTCGCAGCTTTATATAATTTAAAATTAAAACCAGTAGAATTAAAGACACCAAAAATTAAAAAATTAGAAAATTCAAGAATTCAAAAATTGGAAATTAAAGTTGAAGATAAAAAATTATGCCCACGTTATATGGGGGTGATAGTTGATAATATTAAAATCGCCTCATCACCAAGTTGGTTGCAACAACAATTAATAGCTATTGGTCAACGACCAATAAATAATGTAGTTGATATTACTAATTATGTTTTGCAAGAATTAGGTCAGCCATTACATGCTTTTGATGCTGATAAATTAAATAATAAAATAGTTGTGCGTCGAGCTAAAAAGGGAGAAAAAATAACAACCTTAGACGAAGAAGAAAGAAAATTAGATGAATCAATTTTAGTCATTGCCGACGAAAAACAACCTTTGGTTATTGCCGGAATTATGGGAGGTAAGGGGAGTGGCATTAATGATCAAACAACAAAAATTATTATTGAATCAGCTAATTTTGACGGCGCGACGATTAGAAGTGGATCAACTCAATTAGGTTTGCGGTCAGATTCATCAGCGCGTTTTGAAAAATCACTTGATCCGAACTTAGCAGAAATTGGGATGCAACGCGCTTTAACTTTAATTCAACAAATTATTCCTCAGGCCGAAGTGGTTAGTCCAATTGTGGATGTAGCTAATTTTTCTAAACAAATTAAAGTTATTGATTTAGATTTAGATTTATTGTTTAAACGCCTTGGTCAAAAAATTAAAACAGAAACAGTTATTAAAATTTTAACTAGTTTAGGTTTTAAAGTTAAAAATTTAAAAAATAAATTATCAGTGGTTGTGCCAAGTTGGCGGGCAACTAAGGACATTAACATTGCCGAAGATTTAATTGAAGAAATTACACGAATTTATGGTTATGATAATTTACAACCAGTTATGCCATCAATTGAAATTAATTATCAAAGTGATGATAAAAAAATGGAACGTCAGCTTAAAGATATTTTAACTCAGGGTTTTAATTTTAACGAAATTTATAATTATTCTTTTGTCAGTCAAAATTTAATTCAGAAAACAAAATTAAATTTGGACGAACATTTGAAATTAATTAATTATTTATCTGAAGATCAACAATTTTTAAGAACTAGTTTAATCCCCAATTTATTAAAAAATGTTCAACAAAATTTGCGTTTTTATGATGCAATGAGAATTTTTGAATTGGGACGAGTGTTTCAAAAACAAACAGGGGAGTGGCCAATTGATAATTCAAATCAACAATTTTTAAATTATCAGCCAAAAATGTTGACTGGTTTAATTTTAGAGTCAGAATCTTTTTATAAAACTAAAGAAGTGGTTGAAAATTTATTATCAAAATTAAATTACGATTATCAGTTAAAAATTAGCCAGTCAGATTTGCCGGTTTATTTAAATCCCAAAATGTCTTTAGATATTTTAGTTAATAATCAATTGGTGGGTTATATATCTGAAATTCATCCACAAATTTTAAATAATTTTAATATTCAACCAGCTGTTGGTGTCTTTGAAATTAATTTTTCTGAATTAGAAAAAATTAAATCTCAACAAGTTAAATATCAAAAAATGCCTCAATATCCAGCTATAATTTATGATATTTCAATGTTAGTTAGTCAGGATATTTTATGGCAGGAAATTGAGGAGGCGATTTTAAAAACTAATCCGTTGATTAGAAAAGTGGAGTTGTTTGATATTTATCAAAATAAGGGAGTTGAAGAAAATAAAAAGAGTTTGGCTTTTCATGTAGTTTATCGATCAGATAAAGAAACTTTGACCAGCCAACAGGTGGATAAAATTCATCAACAAGTTGTCGATATTTTGAAAAATAGATTTAAAGTAGAGATCAGGGATAAGTAG
- a CDS encoding UvrD-helicase domain-containing protein — translation MLDNILQNLNPEQEQAVKHKQGPLLIVAGAGTGKTTVITRRIAWLIDQKLAEPNQILALTFTDKAAGEMEERVDKLLPYGYVDLWVSTFHAFGERILHQYAIDIGLPDNFKLLNQTDQSLLIRQNLDKFDLDYYKPLGNPTKFIQALIKHFSRCKDELLSPADYLKFSEEQILNQDTSMSSQGLKQEVSRLQEVANAYHTYQQILLDNNSLDFGDLINYTLKLFKERPLILQKYQQQFKYILVDEFQDTNYAQYELVKLLAQPNNNLTVCADDDQSIYKFRGASVSNVLQFKKDYPLAQNVVLIKNYRSGQPILDLSYNFIQLNNPNRLEIQLQTTAGMQISKKLISQQDYQTQIKHFHLATQEDEAEKVVSQILEFKKTDPDLKWSDCAILVRANNQADLFIQMLEWAEVPHEFLASTGLYKKPIILDILAYLRLLDDYHESSALFRVLNSPVFKINIDDLHTLTYFSRRKNWSLYEALNQAPSLSNLKQTSLKTITKLLGLIQKHTQLAVNQSVGKIIFSFLEDSGYLKILTQQETKINFDSLNWLNQFLKKVEEFERVNLDKSINNFREFIDLALEAGDMGSLHNSLEQSSPDSVKIMTIHGSKGLEFKYVFIVNLVDKRFPSIERSEAIELPTDLVKEIIPSGDVHLQEERRLFYVAMTRAKQGLFLTSAEDYGGTRKKKISRFLTELDFNPVLTSEDEKVLNLKQRYKNLSIKTGSLNEVKTRIEVLPDKFSFTQLKAFETCPLQYKFAHILKIPVRGRFTFSFGKTMHATLYKFFQQILDQKLKQPSIFEKNQSVENKIPSLGDLMRLYQENWIDDWYLDKKQKEKYFQQGEQILKDFYQKIKQEKPQVKFLEIGFNFTLDKYSLRGQIDRVDDLGDGQIEIIDYKTGSPKDAKGLNSEDKEQLLIYQMAGQQIFKNEIKKLTFYYLNNNQAVSFLGSQAELDKLRNKILKIIQDIKVSHFPATPSKFTCQYCDFRDICEHSQG, via the coding sequence ATGCTGGATAATATTTTACAAAATTTAAATCCCGAACAAGAGCAGGCAGTCAAACACAAGCAAGGACCACTTTTAATTGTGGCAGGAGCGGGGACAGGCAAAACCACGGTGATTACTCGTCGCATTGCTTGGTTGATTGACCAAAAATTAGCTGAACCTAATCAAATTTTAGCGTTGACTTTTACTGACAAAGCAGCTGGCGAGATGGAGGAGCGAGTGGACAAGTTATTACCTTATGGCTATGTTGATTTGTGGGTGTCAACTTTTCATGCTTTTGGGGAACGAATTTTACATCAGTATGCAATTGATATTGGTTTGCCAGATAATTTCAAATTACTTAATCAAACCGATCAATCATTATTAATTCGTCAAAATTTAGATAAATTTGATTTAGATTATTACAAACCCTTAGGCAATCCAACTAAATTTATTCAAGCTTTAATTAAACATTTTAGTCGTTGTAAAGATGAACTTTTGTCGCCAGCAGATTATCTTAAATTTAGCGAAGAACAAATTTTAAATCAGGACACGAGTATGTCAAGCCAAGGTTTAAAGCAAGAAGTTAGTCGTTTACAAGAGGTTGCTAATGCTTATCATACCTATCAACAAATTTTACTCGACAATAACAGTTTAGACTTTGGAGATTTGATTAATTACACTTTAAAATTGTTTAAAGAACGTCCATTAATTTTACAAAAATATCAACAGCAATTTAAATATATTTTAGTCGATGAATTTCAAGACACTAACTATGCTCAATATGAATTGGTTAAATTATTAGCTCAACCTAACAACAATTTAACAGTCTGTGCTGATGATGATCAGTCAATTTATAAATTTCGCGGGGCATCAGTTAGTAATGTTTTACAATTTAAAAAAGATTACCCGTTAGCTCAAAATGTAGTTTTAATTAAAAATTATCGTTCTGGTCAGCCTATTTTGGATTTAAGCTACAATTTTATTCAACTCAACAATCCCAATCGTCTAGAAATACAGTTGCAAACTACAGCTGGTATGCAAATTAGTAAAAAATTAATTAGTCAACAAGATTATCAAACCCAAATTAAACACTTTCATTTAGCTACGCAAGAAGATGAAGCTGAAAAGGTGGTTAGTCAAATTTTAGAATTTAAAAAAACAGATCCAGATTTAAAATGGAGTGATTGTGCTATTTTAGTTCGGGCTAATAATCAAGCGGATTTATTTATCCAAATGTTAGAATGGGCTGAAGTACCGCATGAATTTTTAGCCTCAACGGGTTTGTATAAAAAACCGATTATTCTAGATATTTTAGCTTATTTAAGATTGCTCGATGACTATCACGAAAGCTCGGCCTTGTTTCGAGTTTTAAATTCGCCTGTTTTTAAAATTAACATCGACGATTTACATACTTTAACTTATTTTAGTCGACGTAAAAATTGGTCATTATATGAAGCTTTAAATCAGGCTCCAAGTTTATCAAATTTAAAACAGACTAGCTTAAAAACGATTACCAAGCTTTTGGGTTTAATTCAAAAACATACTCAATTGGCGGTCAACCAATCTGTTGGTAAAATTATTTTTAGTTTTTTGGAAGATAGCGGTTATTTAAAAATTTTAACCCAGCAAGAAACCAAAATTAATTTTGACAGTTTAAATTGGTTAAACCAATTTTTGAAAAAAGTTGAAGAATTTGAAAGAGTTAATCTTGACAAATCAATCAATAATTTTCGAGAATTTATCGATTTAGCTTTAGAGGCGGGGGATATGGGTAGTTTACATAATTCTCTAGAACAGTCTAGTCCAGACTCGGTTAAAATTATGACTATCCACGGTTCAAAGGGTTTAGAATTTAAATACGTTTTTATTGTTAATTTAGTTGATAAACGTTTTCCAAGTATAGAACGTTCAGAAGCTATTGAGTTGCCGACCGATTTGGTTAAAGAAATTATACCTAGCGGTGATGTCCATTTGCAAGAGGAGCGACGTTTATTTTACGTAGCCATGACGCGGGCTAAACAAGGTTTATTTTTAACTTCAGCCGAAGATTATGGTGGAACACGCAAGAAAAAAATATCACGTTTTTTAACTGAGTTAGATTTCAATCCTGTTTTAACGTCTGAAGATGAAAAAGTTTTAAACTTAAAACAGCGTTACAAAAATTTATCGATTAAAACTGGCAGTTTAAACGAAGTTAAAACGAGAATCGAAGTCTTACCGGATAAATTCAGTTTTACTCAATTGAAGGCTTTTGAGACTTGCCCTTTGCAATATAAATTCGCTCATATTTTAAAAATTCCCGTTCGCGGGCGGTTTACTTTTAGTTTTGGTAAAACCATGCATGCGACTTTGTATAAATTTTTCCAACAGATTTTAGATCAGAAATTAAAACAACCCTCCATATTTGAAAAGAACCAATCAGTTGAAAATAAAATTCCAAGTTTGGGGGATTTAATGAGACTTTATCAAGAAAATTGGATCGACGATTGGTATTTAGATAAAAAACAAAAAGAAAAATACTTTCAACAGGGAGAACAAATTTTAAAAGATTTTTATCAAAAAATTAAACAGGAAAAACCGCAAGTTAAATTTTTAGAAATTGGTTTTAATTTTACTTTAGATAAATACAGCTTGCGAGGGCAAATTGATCGAGTTGATGATTTAGGAGACGGCCAGATTGAAATTATTGATTATAAAACCGGTAGTCCCAAAGACGCCAAAGGTTTAAACTCTGAAGATAAGGAACAACTTTTAATTTACCAAATGGCTGGTCAACAAATTTTCAAAAATGAAATTAAAAAGTTAACTTTTTATTATTTAAATAACAATCAAGCAGTTTCTTTTTTAGGCAGTCAGGCAGAGCTAGATAAATTAAGAAATAAAATTTTAAAAATTATTCAAGATATTAAAGTTAGCCATTTTCCAGCGACGCCATCTAAGTTCACGTGTCAGTATTGTGATTTCAGGGACATTTGTGAACATAGCCAAGGATAA
- a CDS encoding TatD family hydrolase: MIDTHSHLNFKAFNQDYAEVVQRSFNNGILKIINVGAKLDSSQRAVDLTQEFENLYSAVGLHPIHVNPVRNLDINDEVNKINQDLPQKLNNFNDYKISNGVNDEELNIGAYRELAQRNKVVAIGEIGLDYFYGKEKALREKQQQIFRQFIQLAQEQNLPLILHCRSTKEEPDQAYNDMLELLEKYQYFNGVIHCFTGSPLMAKKFLELGFYVGFTGVITFAPELVETVASVPLDKILLETDCPYMSPEPHRRERCEPWYIKFTVQKIVEIKNIDLEQVLEQTTFNAINLFNF; encoded by the coding sequence ATGATAGACACTCACAGCCATTTAAATTTTAAAGCTTTTAATCAAGATTACGCTGAAGTTGTTCAGCGTAGTTTTAACAATGGCATCTTAAAAATTATTAATGTGGGGGCTAAATTAGATTCAAGTCAGCGCGCAGTTGATTTGACTCAAGAATTTGAAAATTTATATTCGGCTGTGGGTTTACATCCAATTCATGTGAACCCCGTTAGAAATTTAGATATCAATGATGAGGTTAATAAAATTAATCAGGATTTGCCTCAAAAATTGAATAATTTCAATGATTATAAAATTTCTAACGGGGTGAACGATGAAGAATTAAACATTGGTGCTTATCGCGAATTAGCTCAAAGAAATAAAGTCGTGGCAATTGGCGAAATTGGTTTAGATTATTTTTATGGCAAAGAGAAAGCACTACGAGAAAAACAACAACAAATTTTTAGACAATTTATTCAATTGGCTCAGGAACAAAATTTACCTCTGATTTTACATTGCCGTTCAACTAAAGAAGAGCCCGATCAAGCCTATAATGATATGTTAGAACTTTTAGAAAAATATCAATATTTTAATGGTGTAATTCATTGTTTTACTGGTAGTCCTTTGATGGCTAAAAAATTTTTAGAATTAGGATTTTATGTTGGATTTACTGGGGTGATAACCTTTGCGCCGGAATTAGTTGAAACAGTGGCGAGTGTGCCTTTGGATAAAATTTTATTAGAAACGGATTGTCCCTATATGTCGCCGGAACCACATCGTAGAGAAAGATGTGAACCATGGTATATTAAATTCACAGTTCAAAAGATCGTTGAAATTAAAAATATAGATTTAGAACAAGTTTTAGAACAAACCACGTTTAATGCTATAAACTTATTTAATTTTTGA
- a CDS encoding CvpA family protein, with the protein MTVLDLILILILVGFCLSGVKYGFIHSLGSIVGVVFGVYFASKWYPLVVEKIAPILFGQERLVALLAFVIIFILFNRVIGIVFYFLGKMFGIVAFVPFLKTFNRILGGVLSVFEGILVLGVIFYFYSRYPIWPALNEAMINSRIIPFALNIIKILMPIIPEGVKQLDSVMDQHGVNQVIEENLDKGLDKAIEGASQGLEKAVEGGGLNVE; encoded by the coding sequence ATGACAGTCTTAGACTTAATTTTAATTTTGATTCTAGTTGGTTTTTGTTTGAGTGGAGTTAAATATGGTTTTATTCACTCACTGGGTTCGATTGTCGGTGTAGTTTTTGGAGTTTATTTTGCTAGCAAATGGTATCCTTTGGTGGTTGAAAAAATAGCACCAATTTTATTTGGCCAAGAGCGCCTAGTGGCTTTGTTGGCTTTTGTAATAATTTTTATTTTGTTCAACCGCGTTATCGGAATCGTCTTTTACTTTTTAGGTAAAATGTTCGGCATTGTCGCTTTTGTGCCGTTTTTAAAAACCTTCAACCGAATCTTGGGTGGAGTCTTGAGTGTTTTTGAAGGTATTTTAGTTTTGGGAGTAATTTTTTATTTTTATAGTCGTTATCCGATTTGGCCGGCTTTAAATGAAGCGATGATTAATTCTAGAATTATACCTTTTGCTTTAAATATAATTAAAATTTTAATGCCCATTATTCCTGAAGGGGTTAAGCAATTGGATTCAGTTATGGATCAGCATGGAGTTAACCAAGTTATTGAAGAAAATTTGGACAAAGGTTTAGATAAAGCTATTGAAGGCGCTAGTCAGGGTTTAGAAAAGGCAGTTGAGGGTGGAGGGTTAAACGTAGAATAA
- the rsmI gene encoding 16S rRNA (cytidine(1402)-2'-O)-methyltransferase — MSTLYIVATPIGNLDDITLRALEVLKNVNLILCEDTRQTKKLLDHYQINKPTLSYHQHSNLNKVEHIIQELKIGQNLALVSDAGTPGISDPGNQLIESVMQEFKDQVDIIPIPGACAITTLASVAGLSMDKFIFMGFPPHKNKRLKFFKELAQFEYPVVLYESTHRIIKTLEQLLDMVGDRQLVVGRELTKKFETIYRGKISEVIQKLKNDSIKGEFVLIINNQ, encoded by the coding sequence ATGTCCACTCTCTACATCGTTGCCACACCAATCGGAAACCTAGATGACATTACATTACGCGCCTTAGAAGTGCTTAAAAATGTTAATTTGATTTTATGTGAAGATACGCGTCAAACTAAAAAATTATTGGATCATTATCAAATTAATAAACCAACCTTAAGCTATCATCAACATTCAAATTTAAATAAAGTTGAACACATTATTCAAGAATTAAAAATTGGTCAGAATTTAGCTTTAGTTTCGGATGCCGGCACACCAGGCATTTCAGATCCTGGTAATCAGTTGATTGAAAGCGTGATGCAAGAATTTAAAGATCAGGTTGATATTATTCCCATTCCTGGGGCGTGTGCAATTACCACTTTGGCGAGCGTAGCTGGTTTGTCAATGGATAAATTTATTTTCATGGGGTTTCCGCCACATAAAAATAAGCGTTTAAAATTTTTTAAAGAATTAGCTCAATTTGAATATCCGGTTGTTTTATACGAATCGACTCATCGAATTATAAAAACTCTAGAACAACTATTAGATATGGTCGGAGATAGACAATTGGTGGTTGGACGTGAATTGACTAAAAAATTTGAAACAATTTATCGTGGCAAAATTAGTGAAGTTATTCAAAAACTTAAAAATGACAGCATAAAAGGCGAGTTTGTCTTAATAATAAATAATCAATAA